A single window of Deinococcus betulae DNA harbors:
- a CDS encoding HpcH/HpaI aldolase/citrate lyase family protein, producing MTAKPRRLRSVLYVPGDNPRALDKARTLGADAVILDLEDAVAPEHKAAAREGVQAALASPWPTPVLLRVNAPGTPWHADDLALARTLLLAGVVLPKGEAPPSLDLPLPVWTMIETPLGVLNAPAIAAAPAVAGLIAGTNDLARALRTRPHPSREGLLHALSAVVLAARAHGKVPLDAVFNNVRDPDGFAQECEQGRTIGFAGKTVIHPSQIDPANATYGVRPEAAQRARALLATWDAARAAGQSIATFEGALIEQMHVDEARELAEEDGG from the coding sequence GTGACCGCTAAGCCCCGCCGTCTGCGCTCGGTGCTGTATGTGCCCGGCGACAACCCCCGCGCCCTGGACAAGGCCCGCACCCTGGGGGCTGACGCCGTGATTCTGGACCTGGAAGACGCGGTGGCCCCCGAACACAAGGCCGCCGCGCGGGAAGGCGTGCAGGCCGCCCTGGCCAGTCCCTGGCCCACCCCAGTTCTCCTGCGCGTGAACGCCCCCGGCACCCCCTGGCACGCCGACGACCTGGCGCTGGCCCGGACGCTTCTGCTGGCCGGCGTGGTGCTGCCCAAGGGAGAAGCGCCGCCCAGCCTTGACCTCCCTTTGCCGGTCTGGACCATGATTGAAACGCCTCTGGGGGTCCTGAATGCCCCAGCTATTGCGGCGGCGCCCGCAGTGGCGGGCCTGATTGCGGGCACCAACGACCTCGCCCGCGCCCTGCGCACCCGCCCCCACCCGTCGCGTGAGGGCCTGCTGCACGCCCTAAGTGCCGTGGTACTGGCCGCCCGCGCCCACGGCAAGGTGCCTCTGGACGCGGTGTTCAACAACGTGCGCGACCCGGACGGCTTTGCCCAGGAGTGCGAGCAGGGCCGCACCATAGGCTTTGCTGGCAAGACCGTGATTCATCCCAGCCAGATTGACCCTGCCAACGCCACCTACGGCGTGCGCCCCGAAGCCGCTCAGCGCGCCCGCGCCCTGCTTGCCACCTGGGACGCCGCCCGCGCCGCTGGGCAGAGCATTGCCACCTTTGAGGGCGCCCTGATCGAGCAGATGCATGTGGATGAAGCGCGGGAATTGGCGGAGGAGGACGGCGGGTAG
- a CDS encoding biotin--[acetyl-CoA-carboxylase] ligase yields MPDRLLPLLTAAPQTGDALGQALGVGRVTVNTLARRLQESGVPVEVSRAGYALAAGTPAPQFVRAGGLLGAALRYRGTVTSTQDEARAWADEAPGGAPQGAVVVAERQTAGRGRRGRAWDTTHGTLVFSVLLRQGASGAPLTLPELALLPLAAGVATARAAGAGRLKWPNDLLTEDGRKLAGILLEADLRGEEARRAVLGIGINVSAAPPEAAHLREFRPDLTRAALLSGLLHELHTWLTAPAAEILVAWRAHNLTLGRAVRVQTPAGLLEGLATDLDPQGSLLVQTASGLRTISAGDVQLVGTLDGPAP; encoded by the coding sequence ATGCCCGACCGCCTTCTGCCTCTGCTGACTGCCGCGCCCCAGACCGGGGACGCGCTGGGGCAGGCGCTGGGCGTGGGCCGCGTGACGGTCAATACCCTGGCCCGCCGCCTGCAAGAGAGCGGCGTGCCGGTGGAGGTCTCGCGCGCGGGTTACGCGCTGGCGGCCGGCACACCCGCGCCGCAGTTCGTTCGCGCTGGCGGTCTGCTGGGCGCCGCCCTGCGCTACCGGGGCACGGTGACCAGCACCCAGGATGAGGCGCGCGCCTGGGCCGATGAGGCGCCGGGCGGCGCGCCCCAGGGCGCCGTGGTGGTGGCCGAGCGCCAGACTGCTGGGCGTGGGCGTCGGGGCCGGGCCTGGGACACCACCCACGGCACGCTGGTCTTCTCGGTGCTGCTGCGGCAGGGGGCCAGCGGCGCGCCGCTCACGCTGCCCGAACTGGCCTTGCTGCCGCTGGCGGCGGGCGTGGCCACCGCGCGCGCCGCCGGGGCTGGTCGCCTGAAGTGGCCCAACGACCTCCTGACCGAAGACGGCCGCAAGCTGGCCGGCATTCTGCTGGAGGCCGACCTGCGCGGCGAGGAAGCGCGGCGGGCGGTGCTGGGCATCGGCATCAATGTTTCGGCGGCGCCGCCAGAAGCAGCCCATCTGCGCGAGTTCCGCCCTGACCTGACCCGCGCGGCGCTGCTGTCGGGGCTGCTGCATGAACTGCACACCTGGCTGACCGCCCCGGCCGCCGAGATTCTGGTGGCCTGGCGTGCCCACAACCTCACCCTGGGCCGCGCCGTGCGTGTGCAGACCCCGGCGGGCCTGCTGGAGGGCCTAGCCACCGACCTTGACCCCCAGGGCAGCCTGCTTGTGCAGACGGCCAGCGGCCTGCGCACCATCAGCGCCGGGGACGTGCAACTGGTGGGCACCCTGGACGGGCCAGCGCCTTAG
- a CDS encoding GNAT family N-acetyltransferase: MSPYRLLDVPPTDPRVQALMNAQQRELRALYQDTDERTEPFDPMTLTGEGCVLLAAEEEGELVACGALKRWDAESAEVKRMYTVPDARGRGIGRALLEELQARGQAEGYARLVLETGDQQAAALALYERAGFRRIPNFGYYEGIENSLCFALPLKPA; encoded by the coding sequence ATGTCGCCTTACCGCCTGCTGGACGTGCCCCCCACCGACCCGCGTGTGCAGGCCCTGATGAACGCCCAGCAGCGCGAACTGCGGGCGCTGTATCAGGACACCGATGAGCGCACCGAACCCTTTGACCCCATGACCCTGACGGGCGAGGGCTGCGTGTTGCTGGCCGCAGAGGAAGAAGGGGAGTTGGTGGCCTGCGGCGCCCTGAAGCGCTGGGACGCCGAATCGGCCGAGGTCAAGCGGATGTATACCGTTCCTGACGCCCGTGGGCGGGGCATTGGCCGCGCGCTGCTGGAAGAATTGCAGGCGCGCGGCCAGGCCGAGGGGTACGCCCGCCTGGTGCTTGAAACAGGTGACCAGCAGGCGGCAGCCCTAGCGCTGTACGAACGCGCGGGTTTCCGGCGCATTCCCAACTTCGGGTATTACGAGGGCATAGAGAACAGCCTCTGCTTTGCCTTGCCGCTGAAGCCCGCCTGA
- the recA gene encoding recombinase RecA has product MSKEKEIAATPTDAKERTKAIETAMSQIEKAFGKGSIMKLGAESKLDVQAVSTGSLSLDLALGIGGVPKGRITEIYGPESGGKTTLALSILAQSQRAGGTCAFIDAEHALDPVYARALGVNTDELLVSQPDNGEQALEIMELLVRSGAVDVVVVDSVAALTPRAEIEGEMGDSLPGLQARLMSQALRKLTAILSKTGTAAIFINQVREKIGVMYGNPETTTGGRALKFYASVRLDVRKIGQPIKVGNDAVANTVKVKTVKNKVAPPFKEVELTLAYGKGFDQLSDLVGLASDMDIIKKAGSFYSYGDERIGQGKEKAIAYIAERPEMEQEIRTRVLGAIKDGRDPLAAVPTVAE; this is encoded by the coding sequence ATGAGCAAAGAAAAAGAAATCGCCGCTACCCCCACCGACGCCAAGGAACGCACCAAGGCCATCGAAACGGCCATGAGCCAGATTGAAAAGGCGTTCGGCAAGGGCAGCATCATGAAGCTGGGCGCCGAAAGCAAACTGGACGTGCAGGCCGTATCCACCGGCAGCCTGAGCCTGGACCTGGCACTGGGAATTGGCGGCGTGCCCAAGGGCCGCATCACCGAGATTTACGGCCCGGAGTCCGGCGGCAAGACCACGCTGGCCCTGAGCATCCTGGCCCAGTCGCAGCGGGCCGGCGGCACCTGCGCCTTCATTGACGCCGAACACGCCCTGGACCCCGTGTATGCCCGCGCGCTGGGGGTCAACACCGACGAACTGCTGGTGTCGCAGCCCGACAACGGCGAGCAGGCGCTTGAAATCATGGAGCTGCTGGTGCGCAGCGGCGCCGTGGACGTGGTGGTCGTGGACTCGGTGGCCGCGCTGACCCCCCGCGCCGAAATTGAAGGCGAGATGGGCGACAGCCTACCGGGCCTGCAGGCCCGCCTGATGAGCCAGGCGCTGCGCAAGCTGACGGCCATCCTGAGCAAGACGGGCACCGCCGCCATCTTCATCAACCAGGTGCGCGAGAAGATTGGCGTGATGTACGGCAACCCCGAAACCACCACCGGCGGGCGCGCGCTGAAGTTCTACGCCTCGGTGCGGTTGGACGTGCGCAAGATTGGCCAGCCGATCAAGGTCGGCAACGACGCCGTGGCCAACACCGTGAAGGTCAAGACCGTCAAGAACAAGGTCGCCCCGCCCTTCAAGGAAGTCGAACTCACCCTGGCCTACGGCAAGGGCTTTGACCAGCTCTCGGACCTCGTGGGCCTGGCGAGCGACATGGACATCATCAAGAAGGCCGGCTCGTTCTACTCCTACGGCGACGAGCGTATCGGCCAGGGCAAGGAAAAGGCGATTGCCTACATCGCCGAGCGCCCCGAGATGGAGCAGGAAATCCGCACCCGCGTGCTGGGCGCCATCAAGGATGGCCGCGACCCGCTGGCGGCCGTGCCCACCGTGGCTGAATAA
- a CDS encoding biotin transporter BioY, producing MTVLHPTLARTLVPSRSLVRDIALVLGGAAFVAVLAQAEIPLKPVPLTLQTLGVLLVGAALGWKRAFAALAVYVAAGAAGLPILSGGSAGLYSPTTGGLRASLGYLVSYPLAAALVGFLVERFALDRKFLGTCLAMLAGSAVIYAFGLPVLATLTGLKGGALLTAGLTPFLLGDTLKLVLAALLLPGVWALIRK from the coding sequence ATGACTGTTCTGCACCCCACCCTGGCCCGCACCCTCGTTCCTTCCCGCAGCCTGGTCCGCGATATCGCGCTGGTGCTGGGCGGCGCCGCTTTCGTTGCGGTGCTGGCCCAGGCTGAGATTCCCCTCAAGCCTGTGCCCCTGACCCTGCAAACCCTGGGCGTGCTGCTGGTGGGCGCGGCCCTGGGCTGGAAGCGCGCTTTTGCGGCCCTGGCCGTGTATGTGGCCGCCGGCGCGGCGGGGCTGCCTATCCTGTCGGGCGGCAGCGCTGGCCTGTATTCCCCCACCACGGGTGGCCTGCGCGCCAGCCTGGGCTACCTGGTCAGCTACCCGCTGGCCGCCGCGCTGGTGGGCTTTCTGGTGGAACGCTTTGCGCTGGACCGCAAGTTCCTGGGCACCTGCCTGGCCATGTTGGCGGGCAGCGCCGTGATTTACGCCTTTGGCCTGCCGGTCCTGGCGACGCTGACTGGCCTGAAAGGCGGCGCCCTGCTGACCGCTGGCCTGACGCCCTTCCTGCTGGGCGACACCCTGAAGCTGGTGCTGGCCGCGCTGCTGCTGCCCGGCGTCTGGGCCCTGATTCGGAAGTAA
- a CDS encoding HNH endonuclease — protein sequence MISRKDVQPEPRRPAAPADLNAPRVLVLNASYEPLHVTSAKRAITLIQYGVAEILENSEDVVRSPSTVMPVPSVIRLRRYVRRPRVHPVPFNRRNVLRRDTFTCQYCGAAEELTLDHVLPRSRGGRHTWDNVVTACRTCNQRKGNRTPEEAAMPLRSRPRAPSFGVYAHGQFAHWQPQWTRYLGV from the coding sequence ATGATTTCCAGAAAGGACGTGCAACCCGAGCCACGACGACCGGCCGCCCCGGCTGACCTCAACGCGCCGCGTGTGCTGGTGCTCAACGCGTCCTACGAACCGCTGCATGTTACGAGTGCCAAGCGGGCCATCACGCTCATTCAGTACGGCGTGGCGGAGATTCTGGAAAACAGTGAGGACGTGGTGCGCTCGCCCAGCACCGTCATGCCCGTGCCCAGCGTCATTCGGCTGCGGCGCTACGTCCGCCGGCCGCGCGTACATCCGGTGCCGTTTAACCGGCGCAATGTGCTGCGGCGCGACACCTTCACCTGCCAGTACTGTGGGGCTGCCGAGGAACTGACGCTGGATCATGTCCTGCCCCGCTCGCGTGGTGGACGCCACACCTGGGACAACGTGGTGACCGCCTGCCGAACCTGCAACCAGCGCAAGGGCAACCGCACCCCCGAGGAAGCCGCCATGCCGCTGCGGTCTCGGCCCCGCGCGCCCAGCTTTGGCGTGTATGCCCACGGGCAATTTGCCCACTGGCAGCCGCAGTGGACGCGCTACCTGGGCGTCTAA
- the thpR gene encoding RNA 2',3'-cyclic phosphodiesterase translates to MAGVKLKKTSARPPQAPAPKSAVPRTAARPKPEAARSQAMPTPTPSTEPHVPGTQRLFYAFKVPANLVGPLREGQRKLKGNWRIVQGDQLHVTLAYLPAVPPDRVDDLKRLGTRLVQELAPLTLHLRGTGYFPNEGSPRVWFVKVEGEGLAELAAALRDGIHALGLATDDLPFKAHVTLARKKGPAPRVPPLVFTQQWPATSVTLQRSILRKTGPIYETVSSFRLRGETPPPPETALTPVQETP, encoded by the coding sequence ATGGCCGGCGTGAAGCTCAAGAAGACCTCCGCCCGCCCACCGCAGGCACCCGCCCCCAAGAGCGCGGTGCCCCGGACGGCGGCGCGCCCCAAGCCCGAAGCAGCGCGTTCCCAGGCCATGCCTACGCCCACCCCCAGCACCGAACCGCACGTTCCCGGCACGCAGCGGCTGTTCTATGCCTTCAAGGTGCCGGCCAATCTGGTGGGGCCGCTGCGCGAGGGCCAGCGCAAGCTCAAAGGCAACTGGCGCATCGTGCAGGGCGACCAGCTGCATGTCACGCTGGCCTACCTACCCGCCGTGCCGCCCGACCGCGTGGACGACCTGAAGCGCCTGGGCACCCGCCTGGTGCAGGAGCTGGCGCCGCTGACCCTGCATCTACGCGGCACCGGGTACTTTCCCAACGAGGGGAGTCCACGCGTGTGGTTTGTCAAGGTCGAAGGCGAGGGCCTGGCCGAACTGGCCGCCGCCCTGCGCGACGGCATTCACGCGCTGGGCCTGGCCACCGACGACCTGCCGTTTAAAGCCCACGTCACGCTGGCGCGCAAGAAAGGCCCGGCGCCGCGCGTGCCGCCGCTGGTGTTTACCCAGCAGTGGCCCGCAACCAGCGTCACCTTGCAGCGCAGCATTCTGCGCAAAACTGGCCCCATCTACGAAACCGTGAGTTCCTTTCGCCTGCGCGGCGAAACGCCCCCACCCCCCGAAACCGCCCTCACCCCTGTTCAGGAGACGCCATGA
- the ilvA gene encoding threonine ammonia-lyase, biosynthetic translates to MTESSGLTWLTHYPGDLRAGDVLRLALTSKVYGAAIETPISETPRLSARTGNRVLLKREDQQPIFSFKLRGAYNKMAQLSAKERDQGVICASAGNHAQGVAYAAQRLGLRAVIVMPETTPDIKVAACRARGAEVVLRGDSFSDAEAYAYTLQAQLGLTFVHPYDDPLVLAGQGTVALELLRQVETDGPLTVFVPVGGGGLIAGVAGVLKALRPDIRVVGVEPEDSDAMFQSVQAGERVRLEQVGIFVDGVAVKQVGAYTFDLARRYVDDWVRVTTDEVCAAIKDVFDDTRAVMEPAGALAVAGLKRYAAEQELRNETLVALTCGANVNFDRLRHVAERAEIGEQREAIFAVTIPERPGAFRAFIEVVGARAVTEFNYRFAPRAQAQIFVGVQLAQPSERAALHAELTAQGYPVLDLTDDELAKVHVRHMVGGRAPEAAHERVYSFTFPERPGALLAFLTHLHGRWNISLFHYRNHGSAHGRVLAGLQVPPGDETAFAAFLAGVGYPATDMTANPAYRLFLT, encoded by the coding sequence ATGACTGAATCCTCTGGCCTGACCTGGCTCACCCACTATCCCGGCGACCTGAGGGCAGGCGACGTGCTGCGCCTGGCCCTGACGAGCAAGGTCTACGGCGCAGCTATCGAAACGCCCATCAGTGAAACGCCGCGCCTGAGCGCCAGAACCGGCAACCGCGTGCTACTCAAACGCGAAGACCAGCAGCCCATCTTTTCCTTCAAATTGCGCGGGGCCTACAACAAGATGGCCCAGCTTTCGGCCAAAGAACGCGACCAGGGGGTCATCTGCGCCTCGGCGGGCAACCACGCGCAGGGCGTGGCCTACGCCGCCCAGCGCCTGGGGCTGCGGGCGGTGATTGTCATGCCCGAAACCACCCCCGACATCAAGGTGGCCGCCTGCCGCGCGCGCGGGGCCGAGGTGGTGCTGCGGGGGGATTCATTCAGTGACGCCGAAGCCTATGCCTATACCCTGCAGGCGCAGCTGGGCCTGACCTTCGTTCACCCTTACGACGACCCCCTGGTGCTGGCGGGGCAGGGCACGGTGGCCCTGGAACTGCTGCGCCAAGTCGAGACCGACGGCCCGCTGACCGTGTTCGTGCCGGTGGGCGGCGGCGGCCTGATTGCCGGGGTGGCCGGCGTTCTGAAGGCCCTGCGCCCAGACATCCGCGTGGTGGGCGTGGAACCCGAGGACAGTGACGCCATGTTTCAGTCGGTGCAGGCCGGCGAGCGGGTCAGGCTGGAGCAGGTGGGCATTTTTGTGGACGGCGTGGCCGTCAAGCAGGTGGGCGCCTACACCTTTGACCTGGCCCGGCGCTATGTAGACGACTGGGTGCGCGTGACCACCGACGAGGTCTGTGCGGCCATCAAGGACGTGTTTGACGACACGCGGGCCGTTATGGAACCCGCCGGGGCCCTGGCCGTGGCCGGGCTCAAGCGCTACGCTGCCGAGCAGGAACTGCGGAACGAAACCCTGGTGGCCCTGACCTGCGGCGCCAACGTCAACTTTGACCGCCTGCGCCATGTGGCCGAGCGCGCCGAGATCGGCGAGCAGCGCGAGGCGATTTTCGCCGTGACTATCCCCGAGCGCCCCGGCGCCTTCCGCGCCTTTATCGAGGTGGTGGGGGCGCGGGCCGTCACCGAATTTAATTACCGCTTTGCGCCGCGCGCCCAGGCCCAGATTTTTGTGGGCGTGCAGCTGGCCCAGCCCAGCGAACGCGCTGCCCTACACGCCGAGCTGACCGCGCAGGGCTACCCGGTCCTCGACCTGACCGACGACGAACTGGCCAAAGTTCATGTGCGGCATATGGTGGGCGGCCGCGCCCCCGAGGCGGCCCATGAGCGGGTGTACTCGTTTACCTTCCCCGAGCGGCCCGGCGCGCTGCTGGCCTTCCTGACCCACCTGCACGGCCGCTGGAACATCAGTCTGTTTCACTACCGCAACCACGGCAGCGCGCACGGCCGGGTGCTGGCCGGCCTTCAGGTGCCCCCCGGCGATGAGACGGCCTTTGCGGCGTTTCTGGCCGGCGTGGGGTATCCGGCCACCGACATGACCGCCAACCCCGCGTACCGCCTGTTTTTGACCTGA
- a CDS encoding four-helix bundle copper-binding protein has product MTFLSPATHACIDTCLTCLSACETCAATCLNEPDLEMMRACIRLDRDCADLCALTARLLLRGSTLHPQACALCAAACDACAAESAQHHYDHCQRCAEACRQCAQACRVLAA; this is encoded by the coding sequence ATGACCTTCCTTAGTCCCGCCACTCACGCCTGTATTGACACCTGCTTGACGTGCCTGAGCGCCTGCGAAACATGCGCCGCCACCTGCCTGAATGAGCCGGACCTGGAGATGATGCGGGCCTGCATTCGCCTGGACCGCGACTGCGCCGACCTGTGTGCCCTGACGGCCCGGCTGCTGCTGCGGGGCAGCACCCTGCACCCGCAGGCCTGCGCCCTGTGTGCCGCCGCGTGTGACGCCTGCGCCGCCGAGAGCGCCCAGCATCACTATGACCACTGCCAGCGCTGCGCCGAAGCCTGCCGCCAATGTGCCCAGGCGTGCCGGGTGCTGGCGGCGTAA
- a CDS encoding Fur family transcriptional regulator codes for MTMVRQTKQRSAVVEVLRAARSHPDAAWIHAQVRAQLPSVSLGTVYRTLDALVRDGVVVTLERAGQATRYDYKHEGRPHHHAVCRTCGAIFDVDAGDVPALPASALPAGFQVTDVRLEFMGVCPDCQRG; via the coding sequence ATGACGATGGTGCGGCAGACCAAGCAGCGCTCGGCCGTGGTGGAGGTGCTGCGCGCCGCCCGCTCACACCCGGACGCCGCGTGGATCCATGCTCAGGTGCGCGCGCAGCTGCCCAGCGTGAGCCTGGGCACCGTGTACCGCACGCTGGACGCCCTGGTGCGCGACGGCGTGGTGGTCACGCTGGAGCGCGCCGGTCAGGCCACCCGCTACGACTACAAGCACGAAGGCCGTCCTCACCACCACGCCGTCTGCCGGACTTGCGGCGCCATTTTTGATGTGGACGCGGGCGACGTGCCGGCGCTGCCCGCTTCGGCCCTGCCGGCCGGGTTTCAGGTGACCGACGTGCGCCTGGAATTCATGGGCGTGTGCCCCGACTGCCAGCGCGGCTGA
- a CDS encoding MarC family protein has product MVVPPIPELLTTISATFLTMLVVMDPIGLAPLFIGLAGNRPSFERRRVALKACVVAGIIILLFGLFGRGLLDHLGISLSAFRIAGGILLFLIALDMVFARPSGSKETAEEEQEAHERQDISVFPLAIPLIAGPGTLASIMILAGDAHGSPLLLLAVFVVTAAVLLLCYLALRLSGQIARVIGLTGVHVVTRVLGVLLGALAVQYVADGTLELLRGGLRTGFVWPWASLG; this is encoded by the coding sequence ATGGTGGTGCCGCCGATTCCTGAACTGCTGACAACAATCTCGGCAACCTTCCTCACCATGCTGGTCGTGATGGACCCAATAGGCCTGGCGCCGCTGTTTATCGGCCTGGCCGGCAACCGGCCCAGTTTCGAGCGGCGGCGGGTGGCCCTGAAAGCCTGCGTGGTGGCGGGGATCATCATCCTGCTGTTCGGCCTGTTTGGGCGGGGCTTACTGGACCACCTCGGCATCAGCCTGAGTGCCTTCCGCATTGCCGGGGGCATCCTGCTGTTTCTGATCGCTCTGGACATGGTGTTTGCACGCCCCAGCGGCAGCAAGGAAACCGCCGAGGAAGAGCAGGAAGCCCACGAACGCCAGGACATCAGCGTCTTTCCGCTGGCCATTCCCCTGATTGCCGGCCCCGGCACGCTGGCCAGCATCATGATTCTGGCCGGGGACGCCCACGGCTCGCCGCTGCTACTGCTGGCGGTGTTCGTGGTGACGGCCGCTGTCCTGCTGCTGTGTTACCTGGCCCTGCGCCTGTCCGGGCAAATTGCGCGCGTCATTGGCCTGACGGGCGTGCATGTGGTCACGCGCGTGCTGGGTGTGCTGCTGGGCGCGCTGGCCGTGCAGTACGTGGCCGACGGCACCCTGGAACTGCTGCGCGGCGGCCTGAGAACAGGGTTCGTCTGGCCCTGGGCCAGCCTGGGCTGA
- a CDS encoding SRPBCC family protein yields MNANWAGVVLGAVAGALYGLGVYLWLHVLQRSSEGAAGVMVASYLFLVPFVLGLLSAALALRPRPTLPPPEPDAFGEVRAAQAPGLLAALGVAALSTTVFLVTALVLGFEGVLCAFLAAPVMYVMAGLGAALAYGLRRWWGRGQAGALLLTAALPALLGPLEGRLAPPVVYRVVTNDVLIQAPPELVWTQIRSVPRIEDREIRAGWAHAAGLPRPREAVMSRTGVGAVRTATFDGGLSFTETVTDWQPGRLLSFRIQASDPGQLDPHVRVGGQFFDVISGTYRLEELSPGVTLLHLSSTQRVSTHFNGYAAYWTQAIMRDLQRTILEVVRDRTEAQAGRI; encoded by the coding sequence GTGAATGCCAACTGGGCGGGGGTGGTGCTGGGGGCGGTGGCCGGGGCGCTGTATGGCCTGGGCGTGTACCTGTGGCTGCATGTGTTACAGCGCAGCAGCGAGGGAGCTGCCGGCGTCATGGTGGCGTCGTATCTGTTTCTGGTGCCGTTCGTGCTGGGCCTGCTGTCTGCGGCGCTGGCGCTTCGCCCCCGGCCCACCTTGCCCCCGCCAGAGCCCGACGCTTTTGGCGAGGTCCGCGCCGCCCAAGCTCCTGGTCTGCTGGCCGCCCTGGGGGTGGCGGCGCTCTCCACCACCGTCTTTCTGGTCACGGCCCTGGTGCTGGGGTTCGAGGGCGTGCTGTGCGCCTTTCTGGCTGCTCCGGTGATGTACGTCATGGCGGGCCTGGGGGCCGCGCTGGCATACGGCCTGCGGCGCTGGTGGGGACGGGGCCAGGCCGGCGCCCTGCTGCTGACCGCCGCGCTTCCCGCCCTGCTGGGGCCACTGGAAGGGCGGCTGGCCCCGCCAGTCGTCTACCGCGTCGTCACCAACGACGTGCTGATTCAGGCGCCTCCTGAACTCGTGTGGACCCAGATTCGCAGCGTGCCGCGCATTGAAGACCGCGAGATTCGGGCCGGCTGGGCGCACGCGGCCGGGCTGCCGCGCCCGCGCGAGGCCGTGATGAGCCGCACTGGTGTGGGGGCCGTCCGCACCGCCACCTTTGACGGCGGGCTGAGCTTCACCGAGACCGTGACCGACTGGCAGCCGGGGCGCCTGCTGTCCTTCCGCATTCAGGCCAGCGACCCCGGCCAGCTGGACCCCCACGTACGGGTGGGTGGCCAGTTTTTCGACGTGATCAGCGGCACTTACCGCTTGGAAGAACTCTCGCCCGGCGTGACCTTGCTGCACCTGAGCAGCACCCAGCGGGTCAGCACCCATTTCAACGGCTACGCCGCCTACTGGACCCAGGCCATTATGCGCGACCTGCAGCGCACCATTCTGGAAGTGGTGCGTGACCGCACCGAAGCCCAGGCGGGCCGAATCTGA
- a CDS encoding CinA family nicotinamide mononucleotide deamidase-related protein has protein sequence MLRAEIISVGTELLFGEIVDSNAAFLARELVERGVTLHRKTVLGDNLPRLTEAIQTALGRADLLILGGGLGPTDDDLTREAIAAALGEIPHEDPDLVAWLRGLYESRGRTMPDLNRKQAWLIPSAQALPNPIGTAPGWWVQTGGQHIVALPGPPREMQRMWREQVLPRLPAPAAALRHTTLHTSRIGESNLAERLGDLTRGANPSVATYARLTGVDVRLAASAPTEAEALALLGPVREQVRAALARWTWGEDDQTLAGAVGEALTGRTLGVIEAGSAGVLCTLLADQPGFLDAAVTQDHRRLITLGLTPVTLHDQGLVSEQAARELAAGAREHLGAEVGLAVVTCTAGERAGQAYAALDTGQNVEVTQVDWPGEAAQIRERAAVSALALALRGLQAEGWPA, from the coding sequence ATGCTTAGAGCAGAAATCATCAGTGTAGGGACGGAACTGCTGTTCGGAGAAATTGTGGACAGCAACGCCGCGTTTCTGGCCAGAGAGCTGGTCGAGCGCGGCGTGACCCTGCACCGCAAAACTGTGCTGGGCGACAACCTGCCCCGCCTCACCGAAGCCATTCAGACGGCCCTGGGCCGCGCCGACCTGCTGATTCTGGGCGGCGGCCTGGGACCGACCGACGACGACCTGACCCGCGAGGCGATTGCCGCCGCGCTGGGTGAAATCCCCCACGAAGACCCCGACCTGGTGGCGTGGCTGCGCGGCCTGTACGAGTCGCGCGGGCGAACCATGCCCGACCTGAACCGCAAGCAGGCCTGGCTGATTCCCTCGGCCCAGGCGCTGCCCAACCCTATTGGCACCGCGCCGGGCTGGTGGGTGCAGACAGGCGGCCAGCACATTGTGGCCCTGCCCGGCCCCCCGCGTGAAATGCAGCGGATGTGGCGTGAGCAGGTGCTGCCCCGGTTGCCGGCGCCAGCGGCGGCGCTGCGCCACACCACCCTGCACACCTCTAGGATTGGCGAGAGCAACCTGGCCGAACGGCTGGGCGACCTGACGCGCGGGGCCAACCCCAGCGTGGCCACCTACGCCCGCCTGACCGGCGTGGACGTGCGCTTGGCCGCCAGTGCCCCCACCGAGGCCGAGGCGCTGGCCCTGCTGGGTCCCGTGCGCGAGCAGGTACGCGCGGCTCTGGCCCGCTGGACCTGGGGCGAGGACGACCAGACCCTGGCCGGCGCCGTGGGTGAGGCCCTGACTGGGCGGACCCTGGGCGTCATTGAAGCCGGCAGCGCGGGCGTGCTGTGTACCCTGCTGGCCGACCAGCCAGGCTTTCTGGACGCTGCCGTGACCCAGGACCACCGCCGCTTGATTACCCTGGGCCTGACCCCGGTGACCCTGCACGACCAGGGCCTGGTCAGCGAGCAGGCCGCCCGCGAACTGGCGGCGGGCGCCCGTGAACACCTGGGGGCCGAGGTGGGGCTGGCCGTGGTCACCTGCACCGCAGGCGAGCGTGCTGGCCAGGCCTACGCCGCGCTGGACACAGGCCAGAATGTGGAGGTCACCCAGGTGGACTGGCCCGGCGAAGCCGCCCAGATCCGGGAACGCGCCGCCGTCTCGGCACTGGCCCTTGCGCTGCGGGGTCTCCAGGCAGAAGGATGGCCGGCGTGA